The Halostagnicola larsenii XH-48 region TCGAGACCGCCGAGTACGGCATGGAGATGGAGGGCGACGACCTCGCGGTCGAAGACGTGCGGGCCGACTCCGCGCGGATCACCGAGGAAGTGCTCGCCGGCGAGCGCGACGATCACTTCGCCGACGCCATCGCCTTGAACGGCGCGTTCCGAATCTACGCCCGGGGCGACGTCGATTCGCTCGAGGAGGGTCTTGAGGACGCTCGAGCGGCGATCACTGACGGAAGCGCACAGGCGGTGCTCGAGGACCTCCAGTCGTTCTGAATTCGGAACTGCACGTATTCTGCCTTCCCTTCTCCAGCGAATCGAGCCATCTGAAGCCCTGCGGCTTCGCATCGGTGATCCGATTCGTCTCTCGAGCGGACTCTTACCATCGTTCACTATATCTCGAAGAAGGGTGAACGACATCGGGCTCTAACCGGAAAACTATGAACGAATTTATGTTCCGCCCGCTCGATACAGAACCATGCGACTCGAAGACAAGACAGTTGTTGTCACTGGTGCGGCCGCGGGAATCGGACGGGCGACCGCCGAACGCTGCGCCGAGGAGGGCGCGCGCGTCGTCGTCACCGACATCGACTCGAGCGGCGGCGAGGCGGTCGTCGAAACGATCGAAGACGCCGGCGGCGAGGCGACGTTTTCCGAACTCGACGTCACCGATAGCGACCAGTTCCACGCGGTGATCGACGCGGTCGCCGCGGAGAACGGCCTCGACGTGCTCGTCAACAACGCGGGCACGGGCCATCCCTCATCGCGAATGGAAGAGACCGACGAGTCGATCCGGGACTTCGTGATGGACGTCAACGTCAACGGCGTCTGGAACGGCTGTCACGCCGCGTTGCCCCACCTCAAAGAACAGGGTCACGGAGCCATCGTCAACGTGGGCTCGCTCGCGAGCATCCTCGGCCTCCCGAAACAGGCCGCCTACTCGCTAAGCAAGGGCGCGGTGTTGAACTTCACCCGAGCGGTCGCCGCCGAGGCGGGTCCCCACGGCGTTAGAGCGAACACGGTCTGTCCAGGCTTTACGAACACGCAACTCGTCGAGCAGTACCTCGAGGGACAGGGAGATCCAGAAGAGGCTCGCAAGGAGATGGAAGCCCAGTATCCGCTCAAGCGACTGGCCGAACCGGAGGAGGTGGCGGACGCGATCCTGTTTCTCGCCAGCGACGAAGCGTCGTTCGTCAGCGGACACGGGCTGGTCGTCGACGGCGGATTTTCGACCTGTTGAGCGGCCAGCCCGCTCCCTCGGGTTTCCCCGGTGCCGATCTCACTCGAGACCGAGTTCCTCGTCGCGAATCGCGACGCTCGCGAGTTTGCTCCCCGCGGTCACCGTCGCTTCCCTGGTGAGCGTATAGAGGATTCCCTCGCGGTCGGTTACCGGGCGCTCGAGGACATCGTACGTGGTCGGCTGGTAGATCGTCCCGAGACTGATCCCCTTCGAAACCGATTGGCCGAGTTCGAGGTCGGGGTTCGGTCGAAACAACCCCGACTCGTCGGCGGTGACCTGCCCGAGGTGGTTTCGCGCGATGACCGGCGCGTCGTCCCGATCCGGACCGCGTTCGCGGGCGTACTCCTGTGGCAGCATCTCGAGGTGGGAAAGGACGCTTAACAGCCCCTCCACGCCGTATTCGACCACGTCCTCTATGATCTGCCTGCTGTGGGCGAGTTCGGGCGTTATCGACGGAATGCCCTCTTGCGTGGCCGCGACCCGAAGCTTTCCGGCGAACCCCCGTCGGTGCCACTCCTCGGGAGCGTCCTCCGCGGCTTCCTCGGCGAGCAGGAGATCGGTTCCGAACGCCCGCGCCAGTGCGGCGGACGGCTCGTCAGCCTCGAGATAGACGACGTGGGGGAGCATGTCCGGGCTGCCCGTGTGGAGGTCGACGACGGCGTCCGCGTTTTCGATGTACTCCCAGAGGCGGGCGGCCATGCGCTGGTGGAGGCTCCCGCTCTCGTCGCCGGGCCAGACGCGATTCATGTTGTCGTTGACGCTGTCGATCGAGTGCGGTGCCGTGTAGGAGACCCGATCGAACGTCAGCGGGTTCGCGACCGGAACCGCGACGACCGTTCCCGAAAGCGACTCGAGCGGGAGTCGGTCGTGAAAGCGCCGCAGGACCGCCGTACCGTTGATCTCGCGTCCGTGTTGGGCCGCCTGCACGTAGAGCGTCGGTCCCGACCCCTCGCCGCGATAGGTGTGGACCGTGGTCGTCAGTTCCACGCCCGATGGCAGACGGGCGAGTGTCACCTGCTCGGCCACGTGCGTGCCGTCACTCATAGGAAGGCGTTTCACGGCCAGCGATATGTAGCTGCGGCCGTCACGGCCGGCGGAGACCACTACCGTTTTCACTCGGCCGCCCGTCTCGAGGGATATGGGAGACGTTACTGCGACGCTGCACACGAACCGTGGCGACATCGACGTCGAACTGTACGACGACCGCGCGCCGCGGACCGTCGACAACTTCGTCGGGCTCGCAACAGGCGGAAAGACCTGGGAAGACCCCGAAACGGGCGAGGAGGTCGAAGGCGAGCCGCTGTACGACGACGTGGCCTTCCACCGGATCATCGAGGACTTCATGATCCAGGGCGGCGACCCGACCGAAACCGGTCGCGGCGGCCCCGGCTACCAGTTCGACGACGAGTTCCACGACGACCTGCGCCACGACGACGAGGGCATCCTGAGCATGGCCAACTCCGGCCCCGACACCAACGGGTCGCAGTTCTTCATCACCCTCGCTCCACAGCCCCACCTCGACGACCGCCACGCGGTCTTCGGAAAGGTCACCGACGGCATGGACGTCGTCCACGAGCTCGGAAACGTCGACACGAACGCGAACGACCAGCCGAAAGAAGACGTCGTCCTCGAGTCGGTTTCGGTCGACTACGAGTAAGACAAACCGAACGCGGGTGGGCTTGCCTAGCAATTCCGTAATGGTTTGCACTCTCGAGTTGCCCGCATTCATCGATCCACCATTTTTCGATGACTGATCGTTCGCGAGCGACGTTTCTCACCAGAATCATGGCTACCAACCATCCGTGATCGTGACAATACCTTCCCTAGCGGCGACGTTGACCCGCGTCTCCGGGTCGACGGTTAGACTGGTCAGCCCCGACTCGAGTTCGTCGGGTCGCTCGAATCGGGCGACACCCGTTCGGTACGTGTAGTCCGTCGTCATCAGGCACGGACGGCTGTAACAGCCGAACGCGTGGATGCCGTCGTCGGTCTCCTCGATCCGCTTGATGTACGGCGTTTCGGCGCTCGAGCCCCAGCCGGTCTGGACGAGCAGAACCGCCTGCTCCGCGAAGTCGGTCCGTTCGAGCAACGCCGTCGCCGGGGTGTCTGCTTCGAGGTCGACGCGCTCGAGGTCGGTCTCGTCGGTGAGCAGCGCCGTAAACAGCTGCGGATTCCCGTCGCCGCCGTCGCCGCTCCCGAGGCCGCCATCGATCGATACCGATCGGCTCGTCGTCTCGTACTCGACCTCGAGCGAGGGGTCGGCGGGCATCTCGTCGCAGAGATAGAGCGGGTCGCGTCCGTCGCCCGACCCGAATCCACAGT contains the following coding sequences:
- a CDS encoding SDR family NAD(P)-dependent oxidoreductase, translated to MRLEDKTVVVTGAAAGIGRATAERCAEEGARVVVTDIDSSGGEAVVETIEDAGGEATFSELDVTDSDQFHAVIDAVAAENGLDVLVNNAGTGHPSSRMEETDESIRDFVMDVNVNGVWNGCHAALPHLKEQGHGAIVNVGSLASILGLPKQAAYSLSKGAVLNFTRAVAAEAGPHGVRANTVCPGFTNTQLVEQYLEGQGDPEEARKEMEAQYPLKRLAEPEEVADAILFLASDEASFVSGHGLVVDGGFSTC
- a CDS encoding succinylglutamate desuccinylase/aspartoacylase family protein; the encoded protein is MSDGTHVAEQVTLARLPSGVELTTTVHTYRGEGSGPTLYVQAAQHGREINGTAVLRRFHDRLPLESLSGTVVAVPVANPLTFDRVSYTAPHSIDSVNDNMNRVWPGDESGSLHQRMAARLWEYIENADAVVDLHTGSPDMLPHVVYLEADEPSAALARAFGTDLLLAEEAAEDAPEEWHRRGFAGKLRVAATQEGIPSITPELAHSRQIIEDVVEYGVEGLLSVLSHLEMLPQEYARERGPDRDDAPVIARNHLGQVTADESGLFRPNPDLELGQSVSKGISLGTIYQPTTYDVLERPVTDREGILYTLTREATVTAGSKLASVAIRDEELGLE
- a CDS encoding peptidylprolyl isomerase yields the protein MGDVTATLHTNRGDIDVELYDDRAPRTVDNFVGLATGGKTWEDPETGEEVEGEPLYDDVAFHRIIEDFMIQGGDPTETGRGGPGYQFDDEFHDDLRHDDEGILSMANSGPDTNGSQFFITLAPQPHLDDRHAVFGKVTDGMDVVHELGNVDTNANDQPKEDVVLESVSVDYE